A region of Panicum virgatum strain AP13 chromosome 8N, P.virgatum_v5, whole genome shotgun sequence DNA encodes the following proteins:
- the LOC120685854 gene encoding 4-coumarate--CoA ligase-like 7 has product MATDPVTAASAGGSIAAPGGVDGRSGYCEATKTFRSLRSLVPLPPKDAPLSFTAFAFSLLPSPPPARPALLDAATGEAVSFPAFWSQVRALAGALRSRLGLRSGDVAFVLAPARLDVPVLYLALLSLGAVVSPANPALTAAEVGRLVALSGASVAFAVSSTAAKLPAGLPDVLLDSDQFRSFLRSEGRGEGLAPETAGVRQSETAAIQYSSGTTGRVKAAALSHRNFIAMAAGSPALAPKPRHGRDRMLLSAPMFHSLGFYFALKAVALGQTTVLVTDAVARRGVRGVVEAAERWAVTEMTASPPVVMAMAKEPCVLEALERVVCGGAPLPTTAAERFRRRFPNVDLCMGYGSTEAGGISLMIGREECSRIGSAGRVSENVEVKIVDHVTGKPLSVAQKGELLVRGPAVMIGYVGDDEANASTFDSEGWLRTGDLGYIDQDGFLFVVDRLKELIKYKGYQVPPAELELVLQTLPEVVDAAVMPYPHEEAGQIPIALVVRQPGSKVTETQIMDHVAKRVAPYKKIRKVLFVDSIPKSPAGKILRRQLANYVQISFVSRL; this is encoded by the exons ATGGCCACTGATCCGGTTACCGCGGCTAGCGCCGGCGGCAGCATCGCTGCTCCCGGCGGCGTGGACGGCCGCAGCGGCTACTGCGAGGCGACCAAGACGTTCCGCAGCCTGCGGTCGCTGGTGCCACTGCCGCCCAAGGACGCCCCGCTCTCGTTCACGGCGTTCGCGTTCTCGCTCCTGCCGTCACCTCCCCCCGCGCGCCCGGCCCTTCtcgacgccgccaccggcgaggcCGTGTCGTTCCCGGCGTTCTGGTCCCAGGTGCGCGCGCTAGCGGGGGCCCTGCGCTCGCGGCTCGGGCTCCGCAGCGGCGACGTCGCATTCGTGCTCGCGCCGGCGCGGCTAGACGTCCCGGTCCTCTACCTCGCGCTGCTCTCGCTCGGCGCCGTCGTGTCGCCGGCCAACCCGGCGCTCACCGCCGCTGAGGTCGGCCGCCTCGTCGCGCTGTCCGGGGCATCCGTCGCCTTCGCCGTATCGTCGACCGCCGCCAagctgccggccggcctccccgacGTCCTCCTCGATTCCGATCAGTTCCGCTCCTTCCTGCGCAGCGAAGGCCGCGGGGAGGGGCTGGCACCGGAAACGGCGGGGGTGCGCCAATCGGAGACGGCCGCGATCCAGTACTCGTCAGGCACGACCGGGCgggtgaaggcggcggcgctgtcgcaCCGGAACTTCATCGCGATGGCGGCGGGGTCTCCCGCTCTGGCCCCAAAGCCGAGGCATGGCCGCGACAGGATGCTCCTGAGCGCGCCCATGTTCCACTCCCTGGGGTTCTACTTCGCGCTCAAGGCCGTGGCGCTGGGGCAGACGACGGTGCTGGTGACggacgcggtggcgcggcgcggcgtgagaggggtggtggaggcggcggagaggtGGGCGGTCACCGAGAtgacggcgtcgccgccggtggTGATGGCCATGGCGAAGGAGCCGTGCGTCCTGGAGGCCCTGGAGCGGGTGGTATGCGGCGGCGCACCGCTGCCGACAACAGCAGCGGAGaggttccggcgacggttcccCAACGTGGATCTCTGCATG GGCTACGGTTCAACTGAGGCCGGTGGCATATCACTGATGATCGGGCGGGAAGAGTGCAGCCGCATCGGCTCCGCCGGCCGTGTCTCGGAGAACGTGGAGGTGAAGATCGTGGACCACGTAACCGGGAAGCCCCTCTCCGTGGCGCAGAAAGGGGAACTATTGGTGAGAGGGCCTGCCGTCATGATCG GATACGTTGGAGACGATGAGGCGAACGCCAGCACTTTCGACTCTGAAGGCTGGCTTAGGACAGGGGACCTTGGCTACATCGATCAGGACGGGTTCCTGTTCGTGGTCGATAGGCTGAAGGAGCTCATCAAGTACAAGGGCTATCAG GTTCCACCTGCGGAGCTGGAGCTCGTCCTGCAAACGTTGCCAGAAGTTGTCGATGCAGCAGTCATGCC GTATCCGCATGAGGAGGCAGGACAGATACCAATAGCGCTTGTCGTGAGGCAACCAGGAAGCAAGGTCACCGAGACTCAAATCATGGACCATGTTGCGAAGCGGGTAGCGCCGTATAAGAAGATCCGCAAGGTTCTGTTTGTCGACTCCATACCAAAATCTCCAGCTGGAAAGATACTGAGAAGGCAATTGGCGAACTATGTGCAGATTAGCTTTGTCTCTAGGTTGTGA
- the LOC120685855 gene encoding uncharacterized protein LOC120685855 isoform X1, giving the protein MGNWTSMIKSCLDSELDSYLTEMESVNDGVVSAGNGKGVRILPGRIVDSTWLFDSCATNHMTGDLNLLTGMVPVSNKVVGTGSGKGMQVHGTGSVLTEAVVLPDVWYVPGLAARLVSVTQLTNDNPNLFIRMLGTACLVTKISDGSVIGSAHLRSDNKYEVDFLRIQQN; this is encoded by the exons ATGGGCAATTGGACATCCATGATCAAGAGTTGTTTGGATAG TGAACTTGATTCTTATCTCACTGAAATGGAGTCTGTTAACGACGGGGTTGTTTCTGCGGGGAATGGCAAGGGGGTGCGCATCCTCCCAGGAAGGATCGTGGATTCCACTTGGCTGTTCGATTCGTGTGCTACCAACCACATGACTGGCGACCTGAACCTTCTCACTGGCATGGTACCTGTGAGCAACAAGGTTGTTGGCACAGGGAGTGGCAAGGGGATGCAGGTGCATGGCACTGGGTCTGTGTTAACAGAAGCGGTGGTGCTCCCTGACGTGTGGTACGTCCCTGGCCTCGCTGCGAGGCTGGTCTCGGTGACCCAGCTCACCAATGACAACCCCAATCTGTTCATCAGGATGCTTGGTACTGCGTGCCTTGTCACCAAGATCAGTGATGGATCTGTTATTGGTAGTGCGCATTTGAGGTCTGACAACAAGTACGAGGTAGACTTCTTGAGAATTCAGCAGAATTAG
- the LOC120685855 gene encoding uncharacterized protein LOC120685855 isoform X2: MASTASPPAASELDSYLTEMESVNDGVVSAGNGKGVRILPGRIVDSTWLFDSCATNHMTGDLNLLTGMVPVSNKVVGTGSGKGMQVHGTGSVLTEAVVLPDVWYVPGLAARLVSVTQLTNDNPNLFIRMLGTACLVTKISDGSVIGSAHLRSDNKYEVDFLRIQQN, translated from the exons ATGGCATccacggcctcgccgccggcagccag TGAACTTGATTCTTATCTCACTGAAATGGAGTCTGTTAACGACGGGGTTGTTTCTGCGGGGAATGGCAAGGGGGTGCGCATCCTCCCAGGAAGGATCGTGGATTCCACTTGGCTGTTCGATTCGTGTGCTACCAACCACATGACTGGCGACCTGAACCTTCTCACTGGCATGGTACCTGTGAGCAACAAGGTTGTTGGCACAGGGAGTGGCAAGGGGATGCAGGTGCATGGCACTGGGTCTGTGTTAACAGAAGCGGTGGTGCTCCCTGACGTGTGGTACGTCCCTGGCCTCGCTGCGAGGCTGGTCTCGGTGACCCAGCTCACCAATGACAACCCCAATCTGTTCATCAGGATGCTTGGTACTGCGTGCCTTGTCACCAAGATCAGTGATGGATCTGTTATTGGTAGTGCGCATTTGAGGTCTGACAACAAGTACGAGGTAGACTTCTTGAGAATTCAGCAGAATTAG
- the LOC120685855 gene encoding uncharacterized protein LOC120685855 isoform X3: MESVNDGVVSAGNGKGVRILPGRIVDSTWLFDSCATNHMTGDLNLLTGMVPVSNKVVGTGSGKGMQVHGTGSVLTEAVVLPDVWYVPGLAARLVSVTQLTNDNPNLFIRMLGTACLVTKISDGSVIGSAHLRSDNKYEVDFLRIQQN, translated from the coding sequence ATGGAGTCTGTTAACGACGGGGTTGTTTCTGCGGGGAATGGCAAGGGGGTGCGCATCCTCCCAGGAAGGATCGTGGATTCCACTTGGCTGTTCGATTCGTGTGCTACCAACCACATGACTGGCGACCTGAACCTTCTCACTGGCATGGTACCTGTGAGCAACAAGGTTGTTGGCACAGGGAGTGGCAAGGGGATGCAGGTGCATGGCACTGGGTCTGTGTTAACAGAAGCGGTGGTGCTCCCTGACGTGTGGTACGTCCCTGGCCTCGCTGCGAGGCTGGTCTCGGTGACCCAGCTCACCAATGACAACCCCAATCTGTTCATCAGGATGCTTGGTACTGCGTGCCTTGTCACCAAGATCAGTGATGGATCTGTTATTGGTAGTGCGCATTTGAGGTCTGACAACAAGTACGAGGTAGACTTCTTGAGAATTCAGCAGAATTAG